A genomic segment from Glycine soja cultivar W05 chromosome 18, ASM419377v2, whole genome shotgun sequence encodes:
- the LOC114396794 gene encoding uncharacterized protein LOC114396794 — protein sequence MAPLLYLGCRRVLLFSLLLFFFVSVCSEPHQPESKALSSDGSSRSRRRMLLLELDSEKEEFEQPLKKKSTKNQTKLIKPTTSLSSKNQTKTIKSNNLSSSKNQTKLAKTKATTLTDTEVVVKKLNSTTLKSKKLNSTSKGSTKSSSLDLAKTSGTSGGKNKTTKATATKDKEVTNKKTKLDQTEESDKQSNKKSNTTNNKKKKEQQGQPSWVFEDEVDDDLVSEFKDLPMKFQQTLIPDLERISTTSKAYITKANKEITRGFKPYVGNKYAPTITTLLSCAFALIPLLLASLLFNKIKAYFSLQKLLIFIQAYLAIYFSILCLSSFVTGLEPLRFFYSASRSTYLCLQVLQTLAYVLYLLLLLMYLVLVFSTDSGLGSKFLGLAQTFVGFSVGLHYYVTVFHRVVLKQPPKTNWKIHAIYATCFFLICVIARADRKKKTYLEEGGEEGKKN from the coding sequence ATGGCTCCACTCTTGTACCTTGGTTGCAGAAGGGTGCTCCTGttctctcttcttttgttcttttttgtttctgtttGCTCAGAACCTCATCAACCAGAGAGCAAAGCCTTGTCTAGTGATGGCAGCAGCAGAAGCAGAAGAAGAATGTTGTTGTTGGAGTTGGATTCTGAAAAGGAAGAATTTGAACAACCCCTGAAAAAGAAATCCACCAAAAACCAAACCAAGTTAATCAAACCCACCACTAGCCTCTCCTccaaaaaccaaaccaaaaccaTCAAATCCAATAACCTTAGTTCCTCCAAAAACCAAACCAAGCTAGCCAAAACCAAAGCCACCACCCTCACCGACACCGAGGTTGTCGTGAAGAAGCTCAACTCCACCACCTTAAAGTCCAAGAAGCTGAATTCCACATCCAAAGGCTCCACGAAATCATCCTCATTGGATCTCGCGAAAACAAGTGGTACTAGTGGCGGCAAGAACAAAACGACAAAAGCCACCGCCACCAAGGACAAGGAAGTTACCAATAAAAAGACCAAGTTGGATCAAACCGAAGAATCCGACAAGCAGAGTAATAAGAAGAGTAACACCACcaacaacaagaagaagaaagaacaaCAAGGACAACCTAGTTGGGTGTTCGAAGACGAGGTGGACGATGATTTGGTTTCGGAGTTCAAAGATCTACCCATGAAGTTCCAACAAACACTGATCCCAGACCTGGAACGAATCTCCACAACCTCAAAAGCCTACATAACAAAAGCCAACAAAGAGATCACGAGAGGGTTCAAACCCTACGTTGGCAACAAGTACGCACCCACCATCACCACTTTACTCTCTTGCGCATTCGCTTTGATCCCTTTGCTTTTGGCCTCACTCCTCTTCAACAAAATCAAAGCCTATTTCTCACTCCAAAAGCTCTTAATCTTCATCCAAGCCTACCTCGCTATCTACTTCTCCATTCTTTGCCTTTCTTCCTTCGTCACTGGCCTTGAACCTCTCAGGTTTTTCTACTCTGCTTCGCGCTCCACCTATCTTTGCCTGCAGGTCCTCCAAACTCTCGCTTACGTTCTCTACCTTTTGCTGCTACTCATGTATCTCGTTTTGGTGTTCTCAACTGATTCTGGATTGGGCTCCAAATTCTTGGGCCTGGCCCAAACTTTTGTGGGCTTTTCCGTGGGGTTGCATTACTACGTGACTGTGTTTCACAGGGTTGTGTTGAAGCAACCGCCCAAGACCAATTGGAAGATTCACGCCATTTATGCCACGTGTTTTTTCCTCATTTGTGTCATTGCTAGGGCTGATAGAAAGAAGAAGACCTACTTGGAAGAAGGTGGAGAAGAGGgcaagaaaaattga